In a genomic window of Streptomyces pristinaespiralis:
- a CDS encoding multicopper oxidase domain-containing protein, with product MDRRSFNRRLLAGGAAAAATGVTSLSITSASNAAPAPAKGAPRTAQAGGQVRHLKMYAEKRADGSMGYGLEKGKATVPGPLIELVEGDTLHIEFENLMDVPVSLHPHGVDYDISNDGTKMSRSHVEPGATRTYTWRTHAPGRRADGTWRPGSAGYWHYHDHVVGTDHGTGGIRKGLYGPMVVRRKDDILPDKQFTIVFNDMTINNRPAADPPNFLATVGDRVEIIMITHGEYYHTFHMHGHRWADNRTGLLSGPEDVSRVIDNKITGPADSFGFQVIAGEHVGPGAWMYHCHVQSHSDMGMAGLFLVAKEDGTIPGYEPHHPTSEEGHDH from the coding sequence ATGGACAGACGGAGCTTCAACCGGCGTCTCCTCGCGGGCGGCGCGGCCGCGGCGGCGACAGGCGTGACATCGTTGTCGATCACTTCCGCCTCCAACGCGGCGCCGGCCCCGGCGAAGGGCGCGCCCCGCACCGCGCAGGCCGGCGGTCAGGTGCGCCACCTCAAGATGTACGCCGAGAAACGGGCCGACGGATCGATGGGCTACGGCCTCGAGAAGGGCAAGGCCACCGTCCCCGGGCCGCTGATCGAACTCGTCGAGGGCGACACGCTGCACATCGAGTTCGAGAACCTGATGGACGTGCCGGTCAGCCTGCATCCGCACGGCGTCGACTACGACATCTCCAACGACGGCACGAAGATGAGCCGCAGCCATGTCGAGCCGGGCGCCACCCGCACCTACACCTGGCGCACCCACGCACCCGGCCGCCGCGCGGACGGCACCTGGCGGCCGGGCAGCGCGGGTTACTGGCACTACCACGACCATGTCGTCGGCACGGATCACGGCACCGGCGGCATCCGCAAGGGCCTCTACGGTCCGATGGTGGTGCGCAGGAAGGACGACATCCTTCCCGACAAGCAGTTCACCATCGTCTTCAACGACATGACGATCAACAACCGGCCCGCGGCCGACCCGCCCAACTTCCTTGCCACGGTGGGGGACCGGGTCGAGATCATCATGATCACGCACGGCGAGTACTACCACACGTTCCATATGCACGGTCACCGCTGGGCGGACAACCGGACCGGCCTGCTGTCGGGTCCCGAGGACGTCAGCCGGGTGATCGACAACAAGATCACCGGCCCGGCGGACTCCTTCGGCTTCCAGGTGATCGCGGGCGAACACGTGGGCCCGGGCGCGTGGATGTACCACTGCCACGTCCAGAGCCACTCGGACATGGGCATGGCCGGGCTGTTCCTCGTCGCCAAGGAGGACGGCACGATCCCCGGGTACGAGCCGCACCATCCCACGTCCGAGGAGGGCCACGACCACTAG
- a CDS encoding ThuA domain-containing protein — MAAIETIGLTGPAASRFRTVATDDPAVFTNAKQLGRYNAVVFLTGGGDVLDPEQEAGLEAYLEAGGGFVGIHEAARTEPYSDWFTGLIGARPTGAPSSTQRAVVEVGDRVHPATKSLPLQWKRPDKWFNWAENPSGKVHTVARVKENSYTPAAKGNGWDHPISWCRDYDGGRSFYTGMGGTADSFAETDFRDHLRGALAWTTRISQADCKATIDANYTAERVTQANQPGQNDQIGEPHGLVVAPDGRVLYIGRGGADSSRPVVTDWNNPDIGKGQGEIHVYDPKTKKVSKAGALTVFGNKGGGDELVKNEEGLLGIELDPDFMTNGWVYLHYTPHSEIDRETHMAERRVSRFTLDLATNRLDLASEKVLLDWPVQIHSCCHAGGGMAWDSKGNLYIATGDNNSSGFSGGYSGNNPQPNFKGVSFADARRTAGNTNNLNGKILRIHPEDDGTYTLPEGNLFTGEETAEGGGKTRGEIYVMGVRNPARIFVDKQTDILYAGWVGPDAGAPSTTWGPAKYDTFAAITEAGNHGWPYCMGNNQPYRDRNLPDPAQPLGWYDCDAPKNESPNNDGLVNLPPVTPNTIWYSPQGGGVDYPRDANGIPSYKQEEQKLLLPWLKGGGQATMNGPVYRFDAAGDSAVKWPAYWDGKWFVGDFYDGDQPRHAVLTDPRTVGKGGLPVHAESLKKIIPTGTGGIRNLMDWKFAPDGSLYVLDYGRGFFTSDSNSALWRVTYKGGGATPAADQLARKAEQ, encoded by the coding sequence ATCGCCGCGATCGAGACGATCGGACTCACCGGCCCCGCCGCGAGCCGGTTCAGGACGGTGGCCACCGACGATCCCGCGGTGTTCACCAACGCCAAACAGCTCGGCCGGTACAACGCGGTCGTGTTCCTGACCGGCGGCGGCGACGTGCTCGACCCCGAGCAGGAGGCGGGCCTCGAGGCCTATCTGGAGGCGGGCGGCGGATTCGTCGGCATCCACGAAGCCGCGCGCACCGAGCCGTACTCCGACTGGTTCACCGGTCTGATCGGCGCCCGGCCCACGGGCGCCCCCAGCAGCACCCAGCGCGCCGTCGTCGAGGTGGGCGACCGCGTGCATCCGGCCACCAAGTCGCTGCCCCTGCAGTGGAAGCGGCCCGACAAGTGGTTCAACTGGGCGGAGAACCCGTCGGGCAAGGTGCACACGGTGGCCCGGGTGAAGGAGAACTCCTACACGCCGGCCGCCAAGGGCAACGGCTGGGACCATCCGATCTCCTGGTGCCGTGACTACGACGGCGGCCGCTCCTTCTACACCGGCATGGGCGGCACGGCCGACAGCTTCGCGGAGACCGACTTCCGCGACCATCTGCGCGGCGCGCTCGCCTGGACGACCCGTATCTCCCAGGCCGACTGCAAGGCGACGATCGACGCCAACTACACGGCCGAGCGGGTCACCCAGGCCAACCAGCCAGGCCAGAACGACCAGATCGGCGAACCGCACGGGCTGGTCGTCGCCCCCGACGGCCGCGTGCTGTACATCGGGCGCGGCGGCGCCGACTCCTCCCGGCCGGTCGTCACCGACTGGAACAACCCCGACATCGGCAAGGGCCAGGGCGAGATCCACGTCTACGACCCGAAGACCAAGAAGGTCTCCAAGGCCGGCGCGCTGACGGTCTTCGGCAACAAGGGCGGCGGCGACGAACTGGTCAAGAACGAGGAGGGGCTGCTCGGCATCGAGCTGGACCCGGACTTCATGACCAACGGCTGGGTGTACCTGCACTACACACCCCACTCGGAGATCGACCGCGAGACCCACATGGCCGAGCGCCGGGTGTCCCGCTTCACGCTCGACCTGGCCACCAACCGGCTGGACCTGGCGAGCGAGAAGGTGCTGCTCGACTGGCCGGTGCAGATCCACAGCTGCTGCCACGCGGGCGGCGGCATGGCCTGGGACTCCAAGGGCAACCTCTACATCGCCACCGGCGACAACAACTCGTCCGGGTTCAGCGGTGGTTACTCGGGCAACAACCCGCAGCCGAACTTCAAGGGCGTGTCCTTCGCCGACGCGCGCCGCACCGCGGGCAACACCAACAACCTCAACGGCAAGATCCTGCGGATCCACCCCGAGGACGACGGGACGTACACCCTCCCCGAGGGCAATCTGTTCACGGGCGAGGAGACGGCCGAGGGCGGCGGCAAGACCCGCGGCGAGATCTATGTGATGGGCGTGCGCAACCCGGCACGCATCTTCGTCGACAAGCAGACGGACATCCTCTACGCCGGCTGGGTCGGCCCGGACGCAGGCGCCCCCTCGACGACCTGGGGTCCGGCCAAGTACGACACCTTCGCCGCCATCACCGAGGCCGGCAACCACGGCTGGCCGTACTGCATGGGCAACAACCAGCCCTACCGCGACCGCAATCTGCCCGACCCGGCCCAGCCGCTCGGCTGGTACGACTGCGACGCGCCGAAGAACGAGTCGCCGAACAACGACGGTCTGGTGAACCTGCCGCCCGTCACGCCGAACACCATCTGGTACTCGCCGCAGGGCGGCGGCGTGGACTACCCGCGTGACGCGAACGGCATCCCCAGCTACAAGCAGGAGGAGCAGAAGCTGCTGCTGCCGTGGCTCAAGGGAGGCGGCCAGGCCACCATGAACGGCCCCGTCTACCGCTTCGACGCGGCCGGCGACTCGGCGGTCAAGTGGCCCGCGTACTGGGACGGCAAGTGGTTCGTCGGCGACTTCTACGACGGCGACCAGCCGCGGCACGCGGTGCTGACCGATCCGAGGACGGTCGGCAAGGGCGGCCTTCCGGTGCACGCCGAGTCGCTCAAGAAGATCATCCCGACCGGCACCGGCGGTATCCGCAACCTCATGGACTGGAAGTTCGCGCCCGACGGGTCGCTGTACGTCCTGGACTACGGGCGCGGCTTCTTCACCTCCGACTCCAACTCCGCGCTGTGGCGCGTGACGTACAAGGGCGGCGGGGCGACCCCGGCCGCGGACCAGCTGGCGAGGAAGGCGGAGCAGTGA
- a CDS encoding OmpL47-type beta-barrel domain-containing protein, which yields MVVGLMSAAAYGKSDDSRTNAPQAAAEQVLTWTAGDPIDRYLSFPTTAVAGPATIVFENSTATGNTTGMPHTLTFSVSDVEFNNDVQLNILANPNDDMGGKHTAQVNLTEGRYFYHCTIPGHGSMQGILTVTAGSGEDTTAPVTTAKVDGDKNADGAYIGQAAVTLAATDEGAGVDKIEYALGADGPWQPYTAPVVVDQVGDHTLRYRAYDKAGNVEAEKSVAFTVAPPPTDDTTAPETSATVSGEKDDQGRYLGMATVTVTASDTGSGVNTVEYALGAGAWQPYTAPVMVHESGAHTVRYRATDKAGNAAAEKSVDFTIVEPPAEDKEPPQTTAGISGDQNSDGAYIGRATVTVVAVDSGGSGVDKVEYSLDGGPYLTYTAPVVVDRVGYHTVLYRATDKAGNTSQAKSLAFSVAEGGGVPAPTCPEYDERATVIVGTVDTGIPNRMTGSRCTINELIEDEKDWSSHALFLKHVDEVLDRLLDEGVIDSREHRKITRAARESGIGKPGQTNGYRDIFDGTEETFAKWQHVGGGKFSLTEDGAMTSSTTVPGMGMLWFPQRQYGDFSLKLQWRDDAPGAGNANGGVFVRFPYVHDNPEETRPEWVAIKYGHEVQILDRPDGDMYKTGSVYGFDRVGLGGAGVTPKGTWNDYEIRVEGQHYSVFRNGKLINEFDNTGGQVFQPPRSDDPGTDGRRYATGYVGLQVHGTTDVISYRNIRIKEF from the coding sequence ATGGTGGTCGGGCTGATGTCCGCCGCCGCGTACGGCAAGAGCGACGACAGCCGCACGAACGCCCCGCAGGCCGCCGCGGAACAGGTCCTGACCTGGACCGCGGGTGACCCCATCGACCGCTACCTGTCGTTCCCGACCACCGCGGTGGCCGGTCCCGCGACGATCGTCTTCGAGAACAGCACGGCCACCGGGAACACCACCGGGATGCCGCACACCCTGACGTTCTCGGTCTCCGACGTCGAGTTCAACAACGACGTCCAGCTGAACATCCTGGCCAACCCGAACGACGACATGGGAGGCAAGCACACCGCCCAGGTCAACCTGACCGAGGGCCGGTACTTCTACCACTGCACCATCCCCGGCCACGGCTCCATGCAGGGCATCCTGACCGTCACCGCGGGCAGCGGTGAGGACACCACCGCTCCCGTGACGACGGCGAAGGTGGACGGCGACAAGAACGCCGACGGCGCCTACATCGGCCAGGCCGCGGTCACCCTCGCGGCGACCGACGAGGGCGCGGGCGTCGACAAGATCGAGTACGCGCTCGGCGCCGACGGCCCGTGGCAGCCGTACACGGCGCCCGTCGTCGTCGACCAGGTCGGGGACCACACCCTCCGCTACCGGGCCTACGACAAGGCGGGCAACGTCGAGGCGGAGAAGTCCGTCGCCTTCACCGTCGCGCCGCCGCCCACCGACGACACCACCGCACCGGAGACCTCGGCCACGGTGAGCGGGGAGAAGGACGACCAGGGCCGGTACCTGGGGATGGCCACGGTCACCGTGACCGCCTCCGACACGGGCTCCGGCGTGAACACCGTCGAGTACGCGCTCGGTGCCGGCGCCTGGCAGCCGTACACCGCCCCGGTGATGGTCCACGAGTCGGGTGCGCACACCGTCAGGTACCGCGCCACCGACAAGGCGGGCAACGCCGCGGCCGAGAAGTCCGTCGACTTCACGATCGTCGAACCGCCGGCCGAGGACAAGGAGCCGCCGCAGACCACGGCGGGGATCTCCGGCGACCAGAACTCCGACGGCGCCTACATCGGCCGGGCCACCGTGACGGTCGTCGCGGTCGACTCCGGCGGCTCCGGCGTCGACAAGGTCGAGTACTCCCTCGACGGCGGCCCCTACCTCACCTACACGGCTCCGGTCGTCGTCGACCGGGTCGGCTACCACACGGTCCTGTACCGGGCCACCGACAAGGCGGGCAACACCTCGCAGGCGAAGAGCCTGGCGTTCTCGGTCGCGGAGGGCGGCGGCGTCCCCGCGCCCACGTGCCCCGAGTACGACGAGCGCGCGACCGTCATCGTCGGCACGGTCGACACCGGCATCCCGAACCGTATGACGGGCAGCCGCTGCACCATCAACGAGCTGATCGAGGACGAGAAGGACTGGTCGTCGCACGCGCTGTTCCTCAAGCACGTGGACGAGGTCCTCGACCGGCTCCTCGACGAAGGCGTCATCGACAGCCGTGAGCACCGGAAGATCACCCGCGCGGCCAGGGAGTCGGGCATCGGCAAGCCGGGTCAGACCAATGGATACCGCGACATCTTCGACGGCACCGAGGAGACCTTCGCCAAGTGGCAGCACGTCGGCGGCGGCAAGTTCTCGCTGACCGAGGACGGGGCCATGACCAGCAGCACCACGGTGCCGGGCATGGGCATGCTGTGGTTCCCGCAGCGGCAGTACGGAGACTTCTCGCTCAAGCTCCAGTGGCGCGACGACGCCCCCGGCGCCGGCAACGCCAACGGCGGTGTCTTCGTACGCTTCCCGTACGTCCACGACAACCCGGAGGAGACCCGTCCGGAGTGGGTCGCCATCAAGTACGGCCATGAGGTGCAGATCCTGGACCGTCCCGACGGCGACATGTACAAGACCGGTTCCGTCTACGGCTTCGACCGCGTCGGCCTCGGCGGCGCGGGCGTGACGCCGAAGGGCACCTGGAACGACTACGAGATCCGGGTGGAGGGCCAGCACTACTCGGTCTTCCGCAACGGCAAGCTGATCAACGAGTTCGACAACACCGGCGGTCAGGTCTTCCAGCCGCCGCGGTCGGACGACCCGGGCACGGACGGCCGCCGCTACGCGACCGGCTACGTCGGCCTCCAGGTCCACGGCACGACGGACGTGATCTCCTACCGCAACATCAGGATCAAGGAGTTCTGA
- a CDS encoding 3-oxoacyl-ACP synthase III family protein codes for MLKQTSDPRPRVGITGVGSALPDAVLTSHSLQREATRHIAKSLPGTLLAQATGIESRRVAAGDEYASTLALRAGRRALANASLGPHDIDLLVFASASRDMVEPATAHIVQAGLGSQAHALDVTNACNSFVNGIDVARSTILAGRARRALVLTGETPTRAIRRSPADFAEFRDGFAGYTFGDAGAAVVLEAVDRGGILDVDTETHSEHWEVGGIPGGGSRHPRGDEHTYFRGDGHELRGVFEKVGACVVERTLHRAGLDWDGFARVLVHQVTVPYLERFAELTGVPEDKLVVTVPELGNIASASIGVQLERVYGELAAGDRVLFVGLGGGISIMTMIWEKS; via the coding sequence ATGCTCAAACAAACGAGCGATCCGCGTCCGCGGGTCGGTATCACCGGCGTCGGCAGCGCACTTCCCGACGCGGTGCTGACATCGCACAGCCTGCAGCGCGAGGCGACCCGGCACATCGCCAAGTCCCTGCCCGGCACGCTGCTCGCCCAGGCCACCGGCATCGAGAGCCGGCGCGTCGCGGCGGGCGACGAGTACGCCTCGACGCTCGCCCTGCGCGCCGGCCGCCGGGCGCTGGCGAACGCGTCGCTCGGTCCGCACGACATCGACCTCCTGGTCTTCGCCTCCGCGTCACGCGACATGGTGGAGCCCGCCACGGCGCACATCGTGCAGGCCGGGCTCGGCTCGCAGGCCCACGCCCTCGATGTCACCAACGCCTGCAACAGCTTCGTCAACGGCATCGACGTCGCCCGCAGCACGATCCTGGCCGGCCGGGCGCGGCGCGCCCTGGTCCTCACGGGCGAGACCCCGACCCGTGCGATACGCCGCTCACCGGCCGACTTCGCCGAATTCCGGGACGGCTTCGCCGGCTACACCTTCGGCGACGCCGGCGCGGCCGTGGTCCTCGAAGCGGTGGACCGCGGGGGCATCCTCGACGTCGACACCGAGACGCACTCCGAGCACTGGGAGGTCGGCGGCATCCCCGGTGGAGGTTCCCGGCACCCGCGCGGCGACGAGCACACCTACTTCCGCGGCGACGGCCACGAACTGCGCGGCGTCTTCGAGAAGGTGGGCGCCTGTGTCGTGGAGCGGACACTGCACCGCGCCGGCCTCGACTGGGACGGCTTCGCCAGAGTGCTGGTGCACCAGGTGACCGTGCCGTACCTCGAGCGGTTCGCCGAGCTGACCGGCGTGCCCGAGGACAAGCTCGTGGTCACCGTCCCCGAGCTCGGCAACATCGCCAGTGCGAGCATCGGCGTGCAACTGGAGCGGGTGTACGGGGAACTGGCGGCGGGCGACCGGGTGCTGTTCGTCGGTCTCGGCGGCGGCATCAGCATCATGACGATGATCTGGGAGAAGTCGTGA
- a CDS encoding glycosyltransferase family A protein codes for MSSHDLWVIVPAHQEEERLAGTLRALAEQRDRDFTLLVVDNASSDRTGAIAKGFAADAPFPVEVLDEPEKGVGCAVDSGFRHAIARGATLLARTDADCLPRPGWTAAARAAMTDRPGPALVCGRIVARRDEHGPLGRAGFAALVHLAALFGRLRPAHARRNGYLAPYRMHAGNNMAVTADLYLACGGMPRRPSPTDRLFLNRVRRTTDRIVRCRAMVVENSTRRLRAYGIRGTARWYLDQGSDGRGDDPR; via the coding sequence GTGAGCAGCCACGACCTCTGGGTGATCGTGCCCGCGCACCAGGAGGAGGAACGGCTCGCCGGCACGCTGCGGGCGCTCGCGGAGCAGCGGGACCGCGACTTCACACTGCTCGTCGTCGACAACGCCTCCTCGGACCGTACCGGCGCCATCGCCAAGGGCTTCGCCGCGGACGCGCCGTTCCCCGTGGAGGTCCTCGACGAGCCGGAGAAGGGGGTGGGCTGCGCCGTGGACTCCGGTTTCCGCCACGCCATCGCCCGGGGTGCGACGCTGCTCGCCCGCACCGACGCGGACTGTCTTCCCCGGCCCGGCTGGACGGCGGCCGCCCGCGCCGCGATGACGGACCGGCCGGGGCCGGCGCTGGTGTGCGGGCGGATCGTCGCCCGTCGCGACGAACACGGCCCGCTGGGACGGGCCGGCTTCGCGGCCCTGGTCCATCTGGCCGCCCTGTTCGGCCGGCTCCGGCCGGCGCACGCCCGCAGGAACGGCTACCTCGCGCCGTACCGCATGCACGCCGGGAACAACATGGCCGTCACCGCCGACCTGTATCTGGCCTGCGGCGGCATGCCCCGCCGGCCCTCGCCGACGGACCGGCTGTTCCTGAACCGGGTGCGGCGAACGACGGACCGGATCGTGCGCTGCCGGGCCATGGTCGTGGAGAACTCCACCCGCAGGCTCCGGGCGTACGGCATCCGGGGCACGGCCCGCTGGTACCTGGACCAGGGCAGCGACGGGCGCGGGGACGACCCCCGCTGA
- a CDS encoding class I adenylate-forming enzyme family protein, with protein sequence MLDLLDHALRTSPEKPAVLGATRTGRPRVRATRGELAGLADAYASSLYARGLRPGDTVGVAVRPGPRALAVLLALWRLGLRGAVLDPGAGPDVLRARLASARPSLVLADAAAQAVAGWAGPLAARARLALPPLEEFGPVATVGRRLPGCAPALGGADVRVPVRDHGDGDAVIVFTSGTTSRPRAVVHTRSGLAAGMETVSTLIGARQGEPVVGGTFFVLVPSLAQGAPVALPARSPKVLARQLRRLRPRDTYLTPPQLRDALGAGARFTGRVWTGSAPASAELLGRVRDAGAAEAWGVYALTELFPAAAVESRDKAAYEGAGDLVGPALPGVEVRTEAGELLLSGPAARHRYLGEAPDPWARTGDRAHLDTTGRIVLEGRCKDMVLRRAENIYPGLYEPALQVPGVELAVLVGVPAADGDERLVAVVQPRSGHGEAQLRSALAGPLRRMGSARPDALVFADVPLSGRSRKPDRAATARLAAERLAAKAATR encoded by the coding sequence ATGCTCGACCTCCTCGACCACGCCCTGCGCACCTCACCGGAGAAGCCCGCCGTGCTCGGCGCCACCCGCACCGGGCGTCCCCGGGTGCGTGCCACCCGCGGCGAACTCGCGGGCCTGGCCGACGCGTACGCCTCGTCGCTGTACGCGCGAGGGCTGCGCCCGGGCGACACCGTCGGTGTCGCGGTACGGCCCGGCCCCCGTGCGCTCGCCGTCCTGCTCGCCCTGTGGCGGCTCGGGCTGCGGGGCGCGGTGCTCGACCCGGGCGCGGGTCCCGATGTGCTGCGCGCCCGTCTCGCGTCCGCCCGGCCCTCGCTCGTGCTGGCCGACGCCGCGGCGCAGGCGGTCGCCGGATGGGCCGGGCCCCTGGCGGCGCGGGCACGGCTCGCCCTGCCCCCTCTCGAGGAGTTCGGCCCGGTGGCGACGGTCGGCCGCAGGCTCCCCGGCTGTGCGCCGGCGCTCGGCGGCGCCGATGTCCGTGTCCCCGTACGGGACCACGGCGACGGTGACGCCGTCATCGTCTTCACCTCCGGGACGACCTCCCGGCCGAGGGCCGTCGTGCACACCCGCTCCGGCCTCGCGGCGGGGATGGAGACGGTCTCCACGCTGATCGGTGCCCGGCAGGGCGAACCGGTCGTCGGGGGAACCTTCTTCGTCCTCGTGCCCTCGCTCGCCCAGGGGGCACCGGTGGCGCTTCCCGCGCGCTCGCCCAAGGTCCTGGCGCGCCAGCTGCGGCGGCTGCGCCCCCGGGACACCTACCTGACACCGCCACAGCTGCGGGACGCCCTCGGCGCGGGCGCGCGCTTCACGGGCAGGGTGTGGACGGGCTCCGCTCCGGCGAGTGCCGAACTGCTGGGCCGGGTACGGGACGCGGGCGCGGCGGAGGCCTGGGGGGTGTACGCGCTCACCGAACTGTTCCCCGCCGCGGCCGTCGAGTCGCGCGACAAGGCGGCCTACGAGGGGGCGGGCGATCTCGTCGGGCCGGCGCTGCCGGGCGTCGAGGTGCGGACGGAGGCCGGCGAGCTGCTCCTGAGCGGTCCGGCGGCCAGGCACCGCTACCTCGGCGAGGCTCCCGACCCCTGGGCGCGCACCGGCGACCGGGCGCACCTGGACACCACGGGCCGGATCGTGCTGGAGGGCCGCTGCAAGGACATGGTGCTGCGGCGCGCCGAGAACATCTACCCGGGGCTGTACGAGCCCGCCCTCCAGGTGCCGGGTGTCGAGCTCGCGGTACTCGTCGGCGTCCCGGCGGCCGACGGCGACGAGCGGCTGGTCGCCGTCGTCCAGCCCCGGTCCGGCCACGGGGAGGCACAACTGCGTTCCGCTCTCGCCGGACCGCTGCGCAGGATGGGTTCCGCCCGCCCGGACGCGCTGGTGTTCGCGGACGTCCCGCTGTCCGGCCGTTCCCGCAAGCCGGACCGGGCGGCGACGGCGCGGCTCGCGGCGGAACGTCTCGCGGCGAAGGCGGCCACCCGATGA
- a CDS encoding cytochrome P450, which yields MTAPLRAAPGPARARRRDRRVYLRSHPLLFALLAATRGRAVRRIGRTVLVHEADAYRRVLTGLPLDRTAAGTTGGAARAALNAAGHHDAGVLFDQEGDGHRAGRRGLAQGLGAAGVEDLRAVWRPLLAGRLEPLAKGGEVDLVALARELSGTVVCALLGSGASPAAVAAAASELAAASVRGELPGPRRPGAHAASARATRRLRQLLGEGDDALSAMVAVAAVNTTVAALPRAVAWCADAGLWDQAADERLLLPLVDELLRVTAPSPLLPRVAAADGVVAGCPVRSGDRVVLVARHAVDAHTKDPDARRPAAPDVARLVFGAGPHTCPGARLARLQLADVLSALSVHRPVVTRAVVDRGAALPSWRKLVVRSSEVVR from the coding sequence ATGACCGCTCCGCTCCGCGCGGCCCCGGGACCGGCGCGGGCGAGGCGCCGCGACCGCCGGGTCTATCTGCGCTCGCACCCGCTCCTCTTCGCGCTGCTCGCCGCCACCCGCGGCCGTGCCGTCCGCAGGATCGGCCGCACGGTGCTGGTCCACGAGGCGGACGCCTACCGCCGGGTGCTGACCGGCCTGCCCCTCGACCGCACCGCCGCCGGGACGACGGGAGGCGCCGCGCGGGCGGCGCTGAACGCGGCCGGCCACCACGACGCCGGAGTGCTGTTCGACCAGGAGGGCGACGGGCACCGGGCGGGGCGACGGGGACTGGCACAAGGGCTCGGCGCGGCCGGTGTCGAGGATTTGCGCGCGGTGTGGCGGCCGTTGCTCGCCGGTCGGCTCGAACCGCTGGCCAAGGGCGGCGAGGTGGACCTCGTCGCACTCGCCCGCGAACTGTCGGGCACGGTCGTCTGCGCGCTGCTCGGGTCCGGGGCCTCCCCCGCCGCGGTGGCCGCCGCCGCCTCGGAGCTGGCCGCCGCCTCCGTCCGCGGTGAGCTGCCGGGCCCTCGCCGGCCCGGAGCACACGCCGCCTCGGCCCGTGCGACCCGGCGACTGCGGCAACTGCTCGGCGAGGGCGACGACGCACTGTCCGCGATGGTGGCGGTCGCCGCCGTCAACACCACTGTCGCGGCGCTGCCGCGGGCGGTGGCCTGGTGTGCGGACGCCGGCCTGTGGGACCAGGCGGCGGACGAGCGACTGCTTCTTCCCCTGGTGGACGAGCTGCTGAGGGTCACGGCCCCGTCACCGCTGTTGCCGCGGGTCGCCGCGGCGGACGGGGTGGTGGCCGGCTGCCCGGTGCGCTCGGGCGACCGTGTGGTGCTGGTCGCCCGTCATGCGGTGGACGCCCACACCAAGGATCCCGACGCCCGGCGGCCCGCCGCCCCTGACGTCGCCCGTCTCGTCTTCGGCGCCGGCCCGCACACCTGCCCGGGGGCCAGGCTCGCCCGTCTTCAACTGGCCGACGTGCTGTCGGCGTTGTCGGTGCACCGCCCCGTCGTCACCAGGGCCGTCGTGGACCGCGGGGCCGCCCTGCCCAGCTGGCGGAAGCTCGTCGTCCGCTCCTCGGAGGTGGTTCGATGA
- a CDS encoding NAD-dependent epimerase/dehydratase family protein codes for MTRRPRIAVTGASGFCGGHVARAAEAQGADVVCLGRRPGPVGEFRFWDAASGPPDLSGVDRVVHCAAAVGDPAPGSGAEARMRAVNVDGTARLLAAAGDRPVVWVSSASVYDPRPDRGLVREDHPRAGHLNAYGRTKAAGEELALRAGAVVLRPRAVYGPGDTQLLPRLLSRVRAGTLFLPGPDVTLSLTAVENLADACLAASGWPPGPYNIADPLPYARDAALREVLRAHGVSARLRHLPPGLAGVAARTAEAVARRTGTEPVLSRYAVDQLAHTVVLDVSRAMAQGWTPRRSLRDYLATSTG; via the coding sequence ATGACACGCCGCCCCCGCATCGCGGTGACCGGCGCCTCGGGCTTCTGCGGCGGCCACGTCGCACGGGCCGCGGAGGCTCAGGGCGCCGACGTGGTGTGCCTCGGCCGCCGCCCGGGACCGGTGGGCGAATTCCGGTTCTGGGACGCCGCATCGGGCCCGCCCGACCTGTCCGGTGTCGACCGGGTCGTGCACTGCGCGGCCGCGGTGGGCGACCCGGCGCCCGGTTCGGGCGCGGAGGCGCGGATGCGCGCGGTCAACGTGGACGGCACGGCCCGGCTGCTGGCGGCGGCCGGGGACCGTCCCGTGGTGTGGGTCAGCAGCGCCAGCGTCTACGACCCGCGCCCCGACCGCGGCCTGGTCCGCGAGGACCATCCACGGGCCGGGCACCTCAACGCGTACGGGCGCACCAAGGCCGCCGGGGAGGAACTCGCCCTGCGGGCCGGTGCCGTGGTGCTGCGCCCTCGCGCCGTGTACGGCCCGGGCGACACCCAGCTCCTGCCGCGTCTGCTGTCCCGGGTCAGGGCGGGGACGCTGTTCCTCCCGGGCCCGGACGTAACGCTGAGCCTCACGGCGGTCGAGAACCTGGCCGACGCGTGTCTCGCCGCGTCCGGCTGGCCTCCCGGCCCGTACAACATCGCCGATCCCCTGCCGTACGCCAGGGACGCCGCGCTGCGCGAGGTCCTGCGCGCCCATGGGGTGTCGGCCCGTCTCCGGCATCTGCCTCCCGGTCTCGCCGGGGTGGCGGCCCGTACGGCGGAGGCCGTCGCACGCCGCACGGGCACCGAGCCGGTGCTCAGCCGCTACGCGGTGGACCAGCTCGCCCACACGGTCGTCCTCGACGTGTCCCGCGCCATGGCCCAGGGCTGGACCCCCCGCCGCTCCCTGCGCGACTACCTGGCGACCAGCACCGGCTGA